One genomic region from Blattabacterium cuenoti encodes:
- the pheT gene encoding phenylalanine--tRNA ligase subunit beta — MKISYNWLKKYISIDINAEKVSVILTDIGLPVKSIKKIILDEVEDSILDVEVTPNRTDAMSHYGIARDLYAFLKFRGDTVHLSKPVIINEETNHHNHVQVFIQENIKCIRYSGMSISEIRIEPSPHWLVSRLKSIGIKSINNIMDVISFVMYELGQPIHVFDIDQIEEKKIIIKNAEKNTYFQSSDRITRKLDEEDLIICDAKKPLSIAGIINSIQSNLHVDTKRIFLGSACFSPVVIRIIGKKHLIKTESQYLFERGIDPNQTAYALQRTAFLIKSITKRKTYFHITDVYPSPIYPSIIKLRYNKIRNVLGKEISKNKIKKILSLLEIVIHSENNKYLFVCVPLYRIDVKREIDLIEEILRIYGINKIKISDRVKISPLPNFFYKTEHQIQKILLEQLICYGFQEIISSTMRNENKYSTLLNSFFNREEIRIINPINQNYKLMRSSLLFGMIDCIEYNCNRINYYNNSNIKFFEIGKIYYKQNDKFLEKTYLGIVILQQIEKKHVEFQPFFYLKGIVEQIFQKSGINNYTQIFSKHPLLENSISMLYNNKNLVELGKLKNNILKKKEIVYAEIDWEYLISIIQEKKITYVPFSKYPTSRRDLSLLIDNTISFEKINQLIRKKENHVIKKIQIYDFYEGENLPKSKKSYTVSFFFESQKETLTDKIIKNSMKEIEFFLKKELKAEIREKK, encoded by the coding sequence ATGAAAATATCATACAATTGGTTGAAAAAATATATATCTATTGATATTAATGCGGAAAAAGTATCTGTGATTTTGACTGATATTGGATTACCAGTAAAGAGTATAAAAAAAATAATATTGGATGAGGTAGAGGACTCTATTTTGGATGTGGAAGTAACTCCCAATCGTACGGATGCTATGAGCCATTATGGAATAGCACGTGATTTGTATGCTTTTTTAAAATTTCGGGGAGACACGGTTCATTTATCCAAACCTGTAATTATAAATGAAGAAACAAATCATCATAATCATGTTCAAGTTTTTATACAAGAAAATATAAAATGTATCAGATATTCCGGAATGTCAATTTCTGAAATAAGAATAGAACCTTCACCCCATTGGTTAGTTTCTAGACTAAAATCTATAGGTATAAAATCGATCAACAATATAATGGATGTTATAAGTTTTGTGATGTATGAATTAGGGCAACCAATCCATGTTTTTGACATAGATCAAATAGAAGAAAAAAAAATTATAATAAAAAATGCAGAAAAAAATACGTATTTTCAATCTTCAGATCGCATTACACGAAAACTTGATGAAGAAGATTTAATCATCTGTGATGCAAAAAAACCATTATCTATAGCTGGAATTATTAATAGTATTCAGTCTAATCTACATGTAGATACTAAAAGAATTTTTCTTGGAAGTGCTTGTTTTAGTCCTGTTGTTATCCGTATAATTGGAAAAAAACACTTAATAAAAACAGAATCACAATATCTTTTTGAAAGAGGAATAGATCCTAATCAAACTGCATACGCTTTGCAAAGAACTGCTTTTCTTATAAAAAGCATAACAAAAAGAAAAACATATTTTCATATTACTGATGTTTATCCTAGTCCGATCTATCCTTCAATAATCAAACTCAGATATAATAAAATTAGAAATGTTCTAGGAAAAGAAATATCCAAAAATAAAATTAAAAAGATTTTATCATTATTAGAAATCGTAATTCATTCTGAAAATAACAAATATTTATTTGTGTGTGTTCCACTTTACAGAATAGATGTTAAAAGAGAAATCGATTTGATCGAAGAAATATTGCGTATTTATGGCATCAATAAAATTAAAATATCTGATCGAGTCAAAATATCCCCACTTCCTAACTTCTTTTACAAAACAGAACATCAAATACAAAAAATACTTTTAGAACAATTAATTTGTTATGGATTTCAAGAAATTATTTCTTCCACTATGAGAAATGAAAATAAATATTCTACTTTACTCAATTCTTTTTTTAATAGAGAAGAAATTAGGATTATTAATCCAATTAATCAAAATTATAAATTGATGCGTTCCAGTTTATTATTCGGTATGATAGATTGTATAGAATATAATTGTAACAGAATCAATTATTATAATAATTCCAATATCAAATTTTTTGAAATAGGAAAAATATATTATAAGCAGAATGATAAATTTTTAGAAAAAACATATCTCGGAATTGTTATTTTACAACAAATAGAAAAAAAACATGTTGAATTTCAACCTTTTTTTTATTTAAAAGGAATTGTTGAACAAATTTTTCAAAAAAGCGGAATTAACAATTATACTCAAATATTTTCTAAACATCCTTTATTAGAAAATAGTATTTCTATGTTGTATAACAATAAAAATCTAGTTGAACTAGGAAAATTAAAAAACAATATTTTGAAAAAAAAAGAGATTGTCTATGCAGAAATTGATTGGGAATATTTGATTTCTATTATTCAAGAAAAAAAAATAACTTATGTTCCGTTTTCTAAATATCCTACTTCAAGAAGAGATTTATCTTTATTAATTGATAATACTATTTCTTTTGAAAAGATCAATCAGTTAATAAGAAAAAAAGAAAATCATGTGATCAAGAAAATTCAAATATATGATTTTTATGAAGGAGAAAATTTGCCAAAATCAAAAAAATCCTATACTGTTAGTTTCTTTTTTGAAAGTCAAAAAGAAACATTGACTGACAAAATTATTAAGAATTCCATGAAAGAAATTGAATTTTTCTTAAAAAAAGAATTGAAAGCTGAAATTAGAGAAAAAAAATAG
- a CDS encoding glycine--tRNA ligase, translated as MKKWNSHFFDFLVSHAKIYGFIFPSSEIYGGLNAVYDYGPYGIELKNNIKEFWWKSMTLLHENIVGIDSSILMSSDIWNASGHVNEFNELLIDNKDSKKRYRPDILIKEHVEKNFSNHPKKKEDILFRLSQSLKKKDLLDLRILVDELNICDPISKTKNWTEIRHFNMMFKMKNEDKKDLFLRPETAQGIFCNFHNVKKSSRMKIPFGIAQIGKSFRNEVFARKFLFRMREFEQMEMQFFILPEEEKRWYEYWKDLRLKWHLTLGDQKSYKLRNHDHLAHYASAGADIEYHFPFGFKEIEGIHSRRDFDLKKHEFFSKKKLRVFESKKNYIPYVIETSLGLDRLFLAIFSSSLKKEELENGNKRIVLKFPSYLSPVKGAILPLVRKDGLPEIAKKIFDNLKMNHKLIYDQKESIGKLYRRQDAIGTPLCFTVDYKTIETDTVTMRYRDSMLQKRIHIKNISRIIEKETGLEKIFKKLSDFI; from the coding sequence ATGAAAAAATGGAATAGTCATTTCTTTGATTTTTTAGTTTCTCACGCAAAAATTTATGGTTTTATTTTTCCTTCTAGTGAAATTTACGGTGGATTAAATGCTGTTTATGATTATGGACCGTATGGAATTGAATTAAAAAATAATATAAAGGAATTTTGGTGGAAATCAATGACTCTTCTTCATGAAAATATAGTGGGAATAGATTCCTCTATATTAATGAGTTCTGATATTTGGAATGCATCAGGACACGTAAATGAGTTTAATGAGTTATTAATTGATAATAAGGATTCCAAAAAAAGATATCGTCCTGATATTTTGATTAAAGAACATGTAGAAAAGAATTTTTCAAATCATCCTAAAAAAAAAGAAGATATATTATTTCGTTTATCTCAATCTTTAAAAAAAAAGGATTTATTAGATCTCAGGATTTTAGTTGACGAATTAAACATTTGTGATCCTATTTCTAAAACAAAAAATTGGACAGAAATTCGTCATTTTAATATGATGTTTAAAATGAAAAATGAAGATAAAAAAGATTTATTTCTTCGTCCAGAAACAGCTCAGGGAATATTTTGCAATTTTCATAATGTAAAAAAATCTAGTCGGATGAAAATTCCATTTGGAATAGCTCAAATAGGAAAATCATTTAGAAATGAAGTCTTTGCAAGAAAATTTTTGTTTAGAATGCGAGAATTCGAGCAAATGGAAATGCAATTTTTTATTCTTCCTGAAGAAGAAAAAAGATGGTACGAATATTGGAAAGATCTCCGTTTAAAATGGCACTTAACTTTGGGAGATCAAAAGAGCTATAAATTACGGAATCATGATCATTTAGCACATTATGCTAGTGCAGGTGCAGATATTGAATATCATTTTCCTTTTGGATTTAAAGAAATAGAAGGGATACATTCTCGAAGAGATTTTGATTTGAAAAAACATGAATTTTTTTCAAAAAAAAAATTAAGAGTCTTCGAATCAAAAAAAAACTATATTCCTTATGTGATAGAAACGTCTCTAGGGTTAGATCGTCTTTTTTTAGCTATATTTTCTTCTTCTCTTAAGAAAGAAGAATTAGAAAATGGAAATAAACGTATAGTCCTTAAATTTCCTTCTTATTTATCACCTGTGAAAGGTGCCATTCTTCCATTAGTTAGAAAAGATGGATTACCAGAGATTGCAAAAAAAATATTTGATAATTTGAAAATGAATCATAAATTGATTTACGATCAAAAAGAATCTATTGGTAAATTATATCGAAGACAAGATGCAATAGGTACCCCTCTATGTTTTACTGTGGATTATAAAACCATAGAAACAGATACAGTTACTATGAGATATAGAGACAGCATGTTACAAAAAAGAATTCATATCAAAAATATATCCAGAATAATCGAAAAAGAAACTGGATTAGAAAAAATTTTCAAAAAACTATCTGATTTTATATAA
- the trxB gene encoding thioredoxin-disulfide reductase: MLKKIQDCVIIGSGPAGYSAAIYASRADLHPILFVGFQPGGQLTTTTSIDNYLGFPAGISGIDFMENCKKQAERFNTLIIDQSVTNVFLSNQKGGIHRIFFEKEKECLKSRGVIIATGSSPKFLGIDREKELIGLGVSFCATCDGFFHKGKEVAVIGGGDTALEEANYLSKICKKVYLIVRKNYLRASKILQSHISKRNNVNVLFCSNITKIIGNDFLEGIKIFNHENKTITTLLISGLFIAIGHIPNTEIFKNKLDLDDRGYVIVKKGSTMTNKPGVFAAGDVQDPNYRQAITSAGTGCMAALDLERYLYHEKME; the protein is encoded by the coding sequence ATGCTAAAAAAAATACAAGACTGTGTTATTATTGGATCTGGACCTGCTGGTTATTCTGCTGCTATTTATGCGTCAAGAGCTGATCTCCATCCGATTTTATTTGTAGGATTTCAGCCAGGTGGACAATTAACTACTACAACTAGCATTGATAATTATCTTGGATTTCCTGCAGGAATAAGTGGAATAGATTTTATGGAAAATTGCAAAAAACAAGCAGAACGTTTTAATACTCTAATCATAGATCAATCCGTAACAAATGTCTTTTTATCCAATCAGAAGGGAGGAATACATCGTATTTTTTTTGAAAAAGAAAAAGAATGTCTCAAGAGCAGAGGGGTCATTATAGCTACAGGTTCTAGTCCTAAATTTTTAGGAATAGATAGGGAAAAGGAATTAATCGGATTAGGAGTTTCTTTTTGTGCTACTTGTGATGGGTTTTTTCACAAAGGAAAAGAAGTTGCTGTGATAGGAGGAGGAGATACTGCTTTAGAAGAAGCAAATTATTTATCAAAAATTTGTAAAAAAGTATATTTGATAGTTAGAAAAAATTATTTGAGAGCATCCAAAATATTACAATCTCATATTTCAAAAAGAAATAATGTAAATGTCTTATTTTGTTCTAATATCACAAAAATTATTGGAAATGATTTTTTGGAAGGAATTAAGATATTTAATCATGAAAATAAAACGATCACTACTCTTTTAATTAGCGGATTGTTCATTGCAATAGGTCATATTCCTAATACAGAAATTTTTAAAAACAAATTAGATTTAGATGATAGAGGATATGTTATTGTTAAAAAAGGAAGCACCATGACTAATAAACCAGGAGTATTTGCTGCAGGAGATGTACAAGATCCAAATTATAGGCAAGCTATTACTTCTGCTGGGACTGGATGCATGGCGGCATTGGATTTGGAAAGATATTTATATCATGAAAAAATGGAATAG
- a CDS encoding type I restriction enzyme HsdR N-terminal domain-containing protein, with amino-acid sequence MRFFNLFIKKHLHLNRIKNKIYIFCSIRKKFYSFTQEEVTRQYIIFLLKQVKNYKNSNIWIEFPLQINRLNKRIDILVQLNERPHILIECKAPKIPITQKVFDQISIYNSVVQAPFLMISNGIKNFIFQVDKYEKKFSFLKHIP; translated from the coding sequence ATGCGTTTTTTCAATTTGTTTATTAAAAAACATTTACATTTAAATCGAATCAAAAACAAAATCTATATATTTTGTTCGATTAGAAAAAAATTTTATTCATTTACTCAGGAAGAAGTTACACGTCAATATATAATTTTTTTGTTAAAACAAGTAAAAAATTACAAAAACTCGAATATATGGATCGAATTTCCTTTACAAATAAATCGACTAAATAAAAGAATAGATATTCTAGTTCAATTGAATGAAAGACCACACATACTTATTGAATGTAAAGCTCCTAAAATTCCTATAACACAAAAGGTTTTCGACCAAATTTCCATATATAACAGTGTAGTACAAGCTCCTTTTTTGATGATAAGTAATGGAATAAAAAATTTTATTTTTCAAGTTGATAAATATGAAAAAAAGTTTTCATTTTTAAAACACATTCCATAA
- the gap gene encoding type I glyceraldehyde-3-phosphate dehydrogenase, which produces MSIKIGINGIGRIGKLVLLSALNRKNIEVVSVNDLVTIEYLAYILKYDSVHGSFKGNLRIEDENYLVLNEKRIKVTNQSDPNQLNWRNLNVEYVVESTGLFLTRDLANAHLKSGAKKVILSAPPKDDIPMFVMGVNHTKMKPNENIVSNASCTTNCLSPIVKVLNDNFGVLEGLMTTIHASTATQKVVDSVSARDWRGGRSSLTNIIPASTGAANAVGKIIPNLNGKLTGMAFRVPVTDVSVLDFTVCLKNRTNYNQVKHCMKKASETTLRGILGYTEEAVVSSDFIGDDRISIFDANSSMMLSPNFLKIVSWYDNEVGYSTKLVDLIHYMSSI; this is translated from the coding sequence ATGTCTATTAAAATAGGAATCAATGGTATTGGAAGAATAGGAAAATTAGTTTTATTATCTGCTTTAAATAGAAAAAACATTGAAGTAGTATCTGTAAATGATTTAGTTACTATAGAGTATTTAGCTTATATATTAAAATATGATTCGGTTCATGGTTCTTTTAAAGGGAATCTTCGGATAGAGGATGAAAATTATTTAGTGCTAAATGAAAAACGAATAAAAGTAACTAATCAAAGTGATCCTAATCAACTCAATTGGAGAAATTTAAATGTAGAATATGTTGTTGAATCCACTGGCCTTTTTTTAACAAGAGATTTAGCTAATGCTCATTTGAAATCAGGAGCTAAAAAAGTTATTTTATCAGCTCCTCCTAAAGATGATATTCCTATGTTTGTAATGGGGGTTAATCATACAAAAATGAAACCAAATGAAAACATTGTATCAAATGCTTCCTGCACAACGAATTGTTTATCCCCAATTGTCAAAGTGTTAAATGATAATTTTGGAGTGTTAGAGGGATTAATGACCACTATACATGCTTCCACTGCTACTCAAAAAGTTGTTGATTCTGTTTCTGCTAGAGATTGGAGAGGAGGAAGATCTTCATTAACTAATATTATTCCTGCATCTACGGGGGCCGCTAATGCAGTCGGAAAAATTATACCAAATTTAAATGGAAAATTAACTGGAATGGCTTTTAGGGTTCCTGTTACAGACGTATCTGTCCTGGATTTTACAGTTTGTCTAAAGAATAGAACCAATTATAATCAAGTTAAACACTGTATGAAGAAAGCTTCTGAAACAACATTAAGAGGAATATTAGGATATACAGAAGAAGCTGTTGTTTCATCAGATTTTATAGGAGATGATAGAATTTCTATTTTTGATGCTAATTCTAGCATGATGTTGAGTCCAAATTTTTTAAAAATAGTTTCTTGGTATGATAATGAGGTTGGTTATTCCACAAAATTAGTGGATCTTATTCATTACATGTCTTCCATCTGA
- the lepA gene encoding translation elongation factor 4, whose product MHHIRNFCIIAHIDHGKSTLADRLLEFTKTVSERKQNQLLDDMDLERERGITIKSHAVQMEYKYNDQVYILNLIDTPGHVDFSYEVSRSIAACEGALLVVDCTKSVQAQTISNLSLALKKNLVIIPILNKIDLSDSISEEVMEEIMELVQCKMEDIIPVSAKNGLGINNILERIVTSIPAPKGDPKAPLQARIFDSLYNPFTGVEAFFRVKNGSIRKGQKLRFVSTGKVYYAYEIGTLKLKRVSKNRINTGDVGYVVSGIKNTCEVKVGDTITDANNPSIKDIEKFEEVKPMVFASIYPVDSDKYEELHSSIEKLHLNDAALSFSSESSPALGFGFHCGFLGLLHMEVVKDRLEREYGISVILTIPNVSYKVYMKNNQVILVNNPSDFPEMENFKKVEEPYVLVSIFTKDVYIGSIISLCIGKRGIMIENQNYLTSERIKITFEMPLSEIVFDFYDKLKTVSRGYASFDYNFIGYRNSDLKKITVLINHKKIEPLSLLVHKNKAFSLAKKICQELAVLIPKHQFCIPIQVSVSGKIIARETIKALRKNVTDKCYGGDVSRKRKLIEKQKKGKKKMRQIGKVEIPSSAFMTFLKVKN is encoded by the coding sequence ATGCATCATATTCGCAATTTCTGTATTATTGCACATATAGATCACGGGAAAAGTACATTAGCCGATCGTTTATTAGAGTTTACAAAAACTGTTTCGGAAAGAAAACAAAATCAGTTATTAGATGATATGGATTTGGAGAGAGAGCGTGGAATAACTATTAAAAGTCACGCTGTTCAAATGGAATATAAATATAATGATCAAGTATACATTCTGAATCTAATAGATACACCTGGTCATGTAGACTTTTCTTATGAAGTATCACGTTCTATTGCTGCATGTGAAGGAGCTTTACTTGTAGTGGATTGTACTAAAAGCGTACAAGCTCAAACTATATCTAATCTTTCTTTAGCCTTGAAAAAAAATCTTGTCATTATTCCAATTTTGAATAAAATTGATTTGTCTGATTCTATTTCTGAAGAAGTGATGGAAGAAATTATGGAGTTAGTTCAATGTAAAATGGAAGATATTATTCCTGTTAGTGCTAAAAATGGACTAGGAATTAATAATATCTTGGAAAGAATAGTGACATCCATTCCTGCTCCAAAAGGAGATCCTAAAGCTCCTTTACAAGCTAGGATTTTTGATTCTTTATATAATCCATTTACAGGAGTTGAAGCTTTTTTTAGAGTCAAAAATGGTTCTATTCGAAAAGGACAGAAATTACGGTTTGTTTCCACAGGAAAAGTTTATTATGCTTATGAAATAGGGACGCTTAAATTGAAACGTGTTTCTAAAAATAGAATTAATACAGGAGATGTTGGATATGTCGTTTCTGGAATAAAAAATACTTGTGAAGTCAAAGTAGGGGATACAATAACAGATGCTAATAATCCATCTATTAAAGATATAGAAAAATTTGAAGAGGTTAAACCTATGGTTTTCGCAAGTATTTATCCAGTTGATTCCGATAAGTATGAAGAATTACATTCTTCTATAGAAAAATTACATTTAAATGATGCGGCTCTTTCTTTTAGTAGTGAATCATCTCCTGCTTTAGGATTCGGTTTTCACTGCGGTTTTTTAGGATTACTTCATATGGAAGTGGTTAAAGATCGTTTAGAACGAGAATATGGTATTTCTGTAATTCTTACCATTCCTAATGTTTCTTATAAAGTTTATATGAAAAATAATCAAGTTATTTTAGTTAATAATCCTTCAGATTTTCCAGAAATGGAAAACTTTAAAAAAGTAGAAGAACCTTACGTTTTAGTTTCTATCTTTACTAAAGATGTTTATATAGGAAGTATAATATCTTTATGTATTGGAAAACGAGGAATCATGATTGAAAATCAAAATTATTTGACATCTGAAAGAATAAAAATTACATTTGAAATGCCTTTATCTGAAATTGTATTTGATTTTTATGATAAATTGAAAACAGTTTCAAGAGGATATGCTTCTTTTGATTATAATTTTATTGGTTATAGAAATTCAGATTTAAAAAAAATTACTGTATTGATTAATCATAAAAAAATAGAGCCCTTATCTCTTTTGGTTCATAAAAATAAAGCTTTCTCTTTGGCAAAAAAAATATGTCAAGAATTAGCTGTATTAATTCCAAAACATCAATTTTGTATTCCTATTCAAGTTTCTGTATCTGGAAAAATTATAGCAAGAGAAACTATTAAAGCTTTGAGAAAAAATGTAACTGATAAATGTTATGGAGGAGATGTTTCTCGTAAGAGAAAACTCATAGAAAAACAAAAAAAAGGAAAGAAAAAAATGCGACAAATAGGAAAAGTTGAAATTCCATCATCTGCTTTTATGACTTTTTTGAAAGTGAAAAATTAA
- the pth gene encoding aminoacyl-tRNA hydrolase — MDKFLITGLGNPGSLYEKTRHNLGFLILDQIAKKHFLSFSKKKFGFISEFSYQKKLLFLLKPSTYVNHSGLAVKYWMIKEKILLRNVLIISDDIYLNFGSFRLREKGGSGGHNGLKSIEKEIGTSHYSRLRFGIKNHLKKKVDDYVLENWKNEEINCLFSKLDIGRKIVFSFVTNGLQKTMNLFNNNS, encoded by the coding sequence ATGGATAAATTTTTGATAACTGGATTAGGGAATCCTGGATCTTTGTATGAAAAAACAAGACACAATCTTGGATTTTTAATTTTAGATCAAATTGCTAAGAAACATTTTCTTTCTTTTTCAAAGAAAAAATTCGGATTCATTTCAGAATTCAGTTATCAAAAAAAATTACTTTTTCTTTTAAAACCTTCTACTTACGTTAATCATAGTGGTCTAGCTGTTAAATATTGGATGATAAAAGAAAAAATTCTTTTAAGAAATGTTCTTATAATATCTGATGATATTTATCTTAATTTCGGTAGTTTTCGTTTAAGAGAAAAGGGTGGAAGTGGAGGACATAATGGATTAAAAAGCATAGAAAAAGAAATAGGGACATCACATTATTCACGTCTTCGTTTTGGGATTAAAAATCATTTGAAAAAAAAAGTAGATGATTATGTATTAGAAAATTGGAAAAATGAAGAAATAAATTGTTTATTTTCTAAGTTAGATATAGGAAGGAAAATAGTATTTTCATTTGTAACAAATGGACTGCAAAAAACGATGAATTTATTCAATAATAATTCTTAG
- the sucD gene encoding succinate--CoA ligase subunit alpha: protein MSILIDKNIKVLVQGLTGKEGLFHTEQMMNYGTPIVGGITPGKGGKVYLGVPIFNTVEEAVKNTGGNVSVIFVPSAFASDAIFESIYANVEVIVCITEGIPVLDMIKVKHLLKQKRSCLIGPNCPGIISPEESKVGIMPNSVFRKKGKIGIISRSGTLTYEAADQIVKFGYGISTAIGIGGDSVIGMSIKEIMKLFLEDQETECIVMIGEIGGRLEIEAAEWIKKLKNKKPIIGFIAGQTAPKGRTMGHAGAIIEKKIETAQAKMNIMEKNGIHIVKSPANIGMTVYEVLH from the coding sequence ATGAGTATTTTGATAGATAAAAACATTAAAGTTCTTGTACAAGGATTAACTGGAAAAGAGGGTTTATTTCATACTGAACAAATGATGAATTATGGTACCCCTATAGTAGGGGGGATTACTCCAGGAAAAGGAGGAAAGGTTTATTTAGGAGTCCCTATTTTTAATACTGTTGAAGAAGCGGTGAAAAATACAGGAGGAAATGTAAGTGTTATTTTTGTCCCTTCTGCTTTTGCTTCAGATGCTATCTTTGAATCAATTTATGCGAATGTTGAAGTGATTGTATGTATTACAGAAGGAATTCCTGTTTTAGATATGATTAAAGTCAAACATTTATTAAAACAAAAAAGGTCTTGTTTAATCGGTCCAAATTGTCCTGGAATTATTTCTCCAGAAGAATCTAAAGTGGGGATTATGCCTAATTCAGTTTTTAGAAAAAAAGGTAAAATAGGAATAATTTCTAGATCCGGAACTCTTACTTATGAAGCGGCAGATCAAATTGTAAAATTTGGTTATGGAATTTCAACAGCTATTGGAATAGGAGGAGATTCTGTTATTGGAATGAGTATCAAAGAAATTATGAAACTATTTTTAGAGGATCAAGAAACTGAATGTATTGTTATGATTGGAGAAATAGGGGGAAGATTGGAAATTGAAGCTGCAGAATGGATAAAAAAATTGAAAAATAAAAAGCCAATAATAGGTTTTATAGCAGGACAAACAGCTCCGAAAGGAAGAACGATGGGACACGCTGGTGCTATTATAGAAAAAAAAATAGAAACAGCACAAGCAAAAATGAATATAATGGAAAAAAATGGAATACATATAGTTAAATCTCCAGCAAATATAGGCATGACTGTATACGAAGTTCTTCATTAA
- a CDS encoding elongation factor P, translating into MNIRKGLHIQWNKEVYKIIDFLHVKPGKGYAFVRTKLKNLVTGHILENNFSAKHKLKEVKVKSNFYWYLYKEKDFFYFMNEINYDQIQIEEKLIKNIEFLKEGMRITIFFHIKNEKEKTFLFLKMPSTVILKVKHTEIVKKGDTINNTNKIAVLETGTRLLVPSFIDIGELVKINTEHRSYIERIKK; encoded by the coding sequence ATGAATATTAGAAAAGGATTACATATACAATGGAATAAAGAAGTATATAAAATAATTGATTTTCTTCATGTAAAACCAGGAAAAGGATATGCTTTTGTCAGAACTAAATTAAAAAATCTGGTTACAGGTCATATTCTAGAAAATAACTTTTCAGCGAAACATAAACTTAAAGAGGTTAAAGTAAAATCTAATTTTTATTGGTATTTATACAAGGAAAAGGATTTTTTTTATTTCATGAATGAAATAAATTATGATCAAATACAAATAGAAGAAAAACTGATAAAAAATATAGAGTTTTTAAAAGAAGGAATGAGAATTACGATTTTTTTTCATATTAAAAATGAAAAAGAAAAGACTTTTCTCTTTTTAAAGATGCCTTCTACAGTTATTTTAAAAGTGAAACACACAGAAATTGTTAAAAAAGGAGATACCATTAATAACACCAATAAAATTGCTGTTTTAGAAACAGGAACTAGATTATTGGTCCCTTCTTTTATAGATATAGGAGAACTTGTTAAGATCAATACAGAACATAGATCTTATATAGAAAGAATTAAGAAGTAA